Proteins found in one Bacillus subtilis subsp. subtilis str. 168 genomic segment:
- the bceA gene encoding bacitracin ABC efflux transporter (ATP-binding protein) (Evidence 1a: Function from experimental evidences in the studied strain; PubMedId: 14612242, 17905982, 25118291; Product type t: transporter) — protein MVILEANKIRKSYGNKLNKQEVLKGIDIHIEKGEFVSIMGASGSGKTTLLNVLSSIDQVSHGTIHINGNDMTAMKEKQLAEFRKQHLGFIFQDYNLLDTLTVKENILLPLSITKLSKKEANRKFEEVAKELGIYELRDKYPNEISGGQKQRTSAGRAFIHDPSIIFADEPTGALDSKSASDLLNKLSQLNQKRNATIIMVTHDPVAASYCGRVIFIKDGQMYTQLNKGGQDRQTFFQDIMKTQGVLGGVQHEH, from the coding sequence ATGGTGATTTTAGAAGCGAATAAAATTCGAAAAAGTTATGGAAACAAGCTGAATAAACAGGAAGTGCTGAAGGGCATCGATATTCACATTGAAAAGGGCGAATTCGTCAGTATTATGGGTGCTTCCGGGTCGGGAAAAACCACTTTGCTCAACGTTCTGTCCTCAATCGATCAGGTCAGTCACGGAACCATTCATATTAATGGAAATGACATGACGGCTATGAAGGAAAAGCAGCTGGCTGAATTTAGAAAACAGCATTTAGGCTTTATCTTTCAGGATTACAATTTGTTAGACACATTGACAGTGAAAGAGAATATCCTTCTGCCTTTATCGATCACGAAACTATCAAAAAAGGAAGCCAATCGCAAGTTTGAGGAAGTTGCCAAGGAACTGGGAATATATGAATTGCGGGATAAATACCCGAATGAAATTTCCGGCGGCCAGAAGCAGAGAACATCCGCTGGAAGAGCGTTTATTCATGACCCGAGCATTATTTTCGCTGATGAACCGACCGGCGCGCTCGATTCGAAATCGGCCTCCGATCTATTAAATAAGCTGAGCCAGCTCAATCAAAAACGCAACGCGACGATTATTATGGTTACCCATGATCCCGTCGCTGCCAGCTACTGCGGCAGAGTCATTTTTATTAAGGACGGGCAAATGTATACACAGCTGAATAAAGGGGGCCAGGACAGGCAAACGTTTTTCCAGGATATTATGAAAACGCAAGGCGTGTTAGGCGGGGTGCAGCATGAACATTAA
- the bceS gene encoding two-component sensor histidine kinase controlling resistance to antibiotics affecting the envelope [YtsA] (Evidence 1a: Function from experimental evidences in the studied strain; PubMedId: 11717295, 17905982, 25118291, 25685323; Product type rc: receptor), with the protein MIKAFLIERRSWIAAFLFQQALMLFIAFVDPSISFGNVLYMVYLCILFFIIFLWFRYRKETAFYKSLKTWENNLDVTAINEPETPFEAMVERSIAGQTEHLKQTAARHRLALENEKDELMAWIHEVKTPLTAMHLIIDRMEEKALKSQLSYEWLRIHLLLDQQLHQKRISFIENDLSVEFIQLQPLIFKEIKDLQSWCIQKGIGFDIQLEAKEVLSDAKWLAFIIRQLLTNAVKYSEASEIEIKSFQKGEQTQLQVKDCGRGIDPKDVPRIFDKGFTSTTDHHDQASTGMGLYLAKKAAAPLLIHIDVESEFGAGTVFTLTFPIRNQFEHVISV; encoded by the coding sequence ATGATTAAAGCATTCCTTATCGAAAGGCGGAGCTGGATTGCCGCGTTTTTGTTTCAGCAGGCTTTGATGCTGTTCATTGCTTTTGTCGATCCTTCCATATCATTTGGGAATGTACTTTATATGGTGTATTTGTGCATCTTGTTTTTTATCATATTCCTTTGGTTCCGCTATCGGAAAGAAACAGCGTTTTATAAAAGCTTGAAAACATGGGAGAACAATCTCGATGTGACAGCCATAAATGAACCGGAAACGCCGTTTGAAGCAATGGTTGAAAGAAGCATTGCCGGGCAAACAGAACACTTGAAGCAGACCGCAGCACGGCATCGCTTAGCATTGGAAAATGAAAAAGATGAGCTGATGGCATGGATCCATGAGGTCAAAACTCCATTAACAGCGATGCATTTAATCATTGATAGAATGGAAGAAAAAGCACTGAAATCCCAGCTGTCATATGAATGGCTGCGTATTCACCTGCTTCTTGATCAGCAGCTTCATCAAAAACGCATTTCATTTATTGAAAACGACCTGTCAGTAGAATTCATTCAGCTTCAGCCTTTGATCTTTAAAGAAATCAAAGATTTACAATCGTGGTGTATCCAAAAAGGGATCGGTTTTGACATACAGCTCGAGGCCAAAGAAGTGCTGAGCGATGCAAAATGGCTGGCGTTTATCATCAGGCAGCTGCTGACAAACGCGGTGAAATACAGCGAAGCCTCTGAAATCGAGATCAAAAGCTTTCAAAAAGGGGAACAGACGCAGCTCCAAGTGAAAGATTGTGGCAGGGGCATTGATCCAAAAGATGTACCGCGTATTTTTGATAAAGGGTTTACATCCACAACGGATCACCATGATCAAGCGTCAACTGGCATGGGGCTGTACTTGGCAAAAAAAGCAGCGGCGCCGTTATTGATCCATATTGATGTTGAGTCGGAGTTTGGTGCGGGAACAGTTTTTACATTAACCTTTCCAATACGGAATCAATTTGAACATGTCATAAGCGTGTGA
- the bceR gene encoding two-component response regulator controlling resistance to antibiotics affecting the envelope [YtsB] (Evidence 1a: Function from experimental evidences in the studied strain; PubMedId: 11717295, 17905982, 25118291, 25685323, 27997719; Product type r: regulator), with translation MFKLLLIEDDESLFHEIKDRLTGWSYDVYGIQDFSQVLQEFAAVNPDCVIIDVQLPKFDGFHWCRLIRSRSNVPILFLSSRDHPADMVMSMQLGADDFIQKPFHFDVLIAKIQAMFRRVHHYNTEPSTIKTWCGAAVDAEQNLVSNDKGSVELTKNEMFILKQLIEQKNKIVSREELIRSLWNDERFVSDNTLTVNVNRLRKKLDALQLGAYIETKVGQGYIAKEEDKFYD, from the coding sequence TTGTTTAAACTTTTGCTGATTGAAGATGATGAATCGCTGTTTCATGAAATCAAGGATCGTTTAACGGGATGGTCCTATGATGTATACGGCATTCAGGATTTCAGTCAGGTGCTGCAGGAATTTGCGGCGGTTAATCCTGATTGTGTCATTATTGATGTGCAGCTGCCTAAATTTGACGGCTTTCATTGGTGCCGTCTGATCCGCTCCCGGTCAAATGTTCCGATTCTCTTTTTATCCTCCCGGGATCATCCTGCTGATATGGTGATGTCCATGCAGCTCGGGGCAGATGACTTTATTCAAAAGCCATTTCATTTTGATGTGCTGATCGCGAAAATCCAAGCGATGTTCCGGCGTGTGCACCATTATAATACGGAGCCGAGTACGATTAAAACGTGGTGCGGCGCTGCTGTAGACGCGGAGCAGAACCTCGTCAGCAATGACAAAGGATCTGTTGAACTGACCAAAAATGAAATGTTCATTCTAAAACAATTAATAGAGCAAAAAAACAAGATCGTCAGCCGGGAAGAGCTGATCAGAAGCTTGTGGAACGATGAGCGTTTTGTTAGTGATAATACGCTGACCGTCAATGTCAATCGCCTGCGAAAAAAACTGGACGCCCTGCAGCTTGGTGCATATATCGAGACAAAGGTGGGCCAGGGCTACATCGCGAAGGAAGAGGACAAGTTCTATGATTAA
- the ytrF gene encoding metabolite permease involved in resistance to cell wall inhibitors (Evidence 1a: Function from experimental evidences in the studied strain; PubMedId: 10986249, 15849754, 16850406, 17558661, 22926563; Product type t : transporter) — translation MRFKDQVHFIRRNMKKNRLRVFMTILATTMACAFLVVLSSVGFGIQKTITDMTMSQQIVTKVSVMGKEGDKPIKKADLEKYDHVRSVVERTQVYEPNKATLGNRTNESSNLIFTNMNDELKANMELEKGRVAKSENEIVVGYDFAKRLLTKKESEEYNKKIEEAKGNPEDIKEPKGYTKDILNKTIELSVSKTDSKTGDVTKTKTYDFKIVGITKKPSQDWMEDSNIFISDQFKKDFSEFLDFKGGNVETNIGVFADKFENVEQLTNDLTDDGYYVTSVTTELEGANTFFMVFKIGLIFVGCIAVIISAIGIFNTMTMAVTERTQEIGIMKAIGASPSIIRRMFLMESAYIGILGCVIGIIISYGVSYLVNLAVPMILAATSGGDAGDLNYTFSYIPASLVIIAVVICGGVAVISGMNPARKATKTNVLTALRREL, via the coding sequence TTGAGGTTTAAGGATCAGGTTCATTTTATCAGAAGAAATATGAAGAAAAACAGGCTTCGCGTCTTTATGACGATTCTGGCGACAACAATGGCGTGTGCGTTTTTGGTTGTGTTGTCGTCCGTTGGATTTGGGATTCAAAAGACGATTACAGATATGACAATGAGCCAGCAGATTGTAACGAAAGTCAGCGTAATGGGCAAGGAAGGAGACAAGCCGATTAAAAAAGCTGATTTAGAGAAGTATGATCACGTAAGGTCAGTTGTAGAAAGAACGCAAGTGTATGAACCAAACAAAGCTACTTTAGGCAATCGTACAAATGAAAGCTCAAATCTCATTTTTACTAATATGAATGATGAATTAAAGGCCAATATGGAATTGGAAAAGGGAAGAGTCGCAAAGTCGGAAAATGAAATCGTAGTAGGATACGACTTCGCAAAGAGATTATTAACGAAAAAAGAATCGGAAGAATATAACAAAAAAATCGAGGAAGCAAAAGGAAATCCAGAAGATATAAAAGAACCAAAGGGCTATACGAAAGATATTCTAAATAAAACAATTGAACTAAGTGTATCGAAGACAGATTCTAAAACAGGGGATGTTACAAAAACAAAAACATATGACTTTAAAATTGTCGGTATTACAAAAAAACCATCTCAAGACTGGATGGAGGACTCAAATATTTTTATCAGTGATCAATTCAAAAAAGATTTTTCGGAATTCTTAGATTTCAAAGGCGGAAATGTTGAAACGAACATTGGTGTTTTTGCTGATAAGTTTGAGAATGTGGAACAGCTGACAAATGATCTAACAGATGACGGGTACTATGTCACATCAGTGACTACTGAACTTGAGGGAGCCAATACCTTCTTCATGGTCTTCAAAATCGGACTGATCTTTGTCGGATGTATCGCAGTTATCATTTCAGCGATCGGCATTTTTAACACGATGACGATGGCGGTGACAGAGAGAACGCAAGAGATCGGCATTATGAAAGCGATTGGGGCGAGCCCGTCAATCATTCGCCGAATGTTCTTGATGGAAAGCGCGTATATCGGAATTTTAGGCTGTGTGATTGGGATTATCATTTCTTACGGCGTGAGCTACCTTGTCAACCTGGCCGTTCCGATGATTCTTGCGGCCACAAGCGGTGGCGATGCGGGCGATTTGAATTACACATTCTCCTACATCCCGGCGAGCCTTGTGATCATTGCCGTTGTGATTTGCGGAGGGGTCGCAGTCATTTCCGGAATGAACCCGGCGAGAAAAGCTACCAAAACCAACGTGCTGACAGCGTTGAGAAGAGAATTATAA
- the ytrE gene encoding ABC transporter (ATP-binding protein) involved in resistance to cell wall inhibitors (Evidence 1a: Function from experimental evidences in the studied strain; PubMedId: 10986249, 22720735, 22926563; Product type t: transporter): MIDVQHIDHSFTIGKKGRENEVPVLKDVSLSVAKGEIACIVGRSGSGKSTLLNLISGYISPTKGRIVINGTDVTGFNEKEWAQFRLDHFGFIFQSFQLIPGLTTYENVEMPLALKGIKPSERKQKVQDMLKRVGLENHAAHYPNELSGGQQQRVSIARALILNPSIILADEPTGSLDSETEHEVLELIQQLNRERGITFVIITHDDEVASIGHSKFQLHDGVLKGGITVEV; encoded by the coding sequence ATGATTGATGTTCAGCATATCGACCATTCTTTCACGATCGGAAAAAAGGGCCGTGAGAATGAAGTTCCAGTATTGAAGGATGTTTCATTGAGCGTGGCGAAAGGGGAAATCGCCTGCATTGTCGGACGAAGCGGCTCAGGGAAATCAACGCTTTTGAATTTAATTTCCGGCTACATATCGCCGACAAAAGGGCGGATTGTCATTAATGGCACTGATGTTACGGGGTTTAATGAAAAGGAATGGGCGCAATTTCGGCTTGACCATTTCGGGTTTATTTTTCAGAGCTTTCAGCTCATCCCGGGTTTAACGACGTATGAGAATGTGGAAATGCCGCTGGCGTTAAAAGGAATCAAGCCATCTGAGCGGAAGCAAAAGGTGCAGGACATGCTGAAACGCGTCGGTCTGGAAAACCACGCCGCTCATTATCCGAATGAACTGTCAGGCGGCCAGCAGCAGCGTGTCAGTATTGCTCGAGCATTGATTTTAAATCCTTCGATTATCTTAGCGGATGAGCCGACGGGAAGCCTTGATTCAGAAACGGAACATGAAGTGCTGGAATTGATCCAGCAGCTGAATCGTGAGCGTGGCATTACATTTGTGATCATTACTCACGATGATGAAGTCGCTTCTATCGGACATTCAAAATTTCAGCTTCATGATGGTGTGCTAAAAGGAGGAATTACCGTTGAGGTTTAA